The sequence CGCATCGGCTTTTTTTGAAGGGGGATCTGGGGCCGGATGCAATGAACGTCGTGGACGCGCTTGCATCGAGTGACGACAAGGTGATTGCGGTGGTGCTCAATGGTGTCGACGATGCGCTGAGCAGTCACGAAACGACGGCGATGGGACCGTGGGGGCTGGGTCAGATTGGTGGCGGCTGCAAAAACATCCTAACGATGGGATTGAGATATGGTTTTACCGTGGTCGTGACGGCGGATCACGGGCACACACCGTATTGGGCGGCGGATCGCAAGGTGGCAACGAAGGGTAATCAGCGGTATTTTCCGGAGGCAGTGCCGAGCACGGTGGCTTTCGATGCGCGCACGTTGCATGCGGAAACGGTGTATGCCATGACGAGCGTGGGTGGGTTTGGCGGGGTAGCTCGACGTGGGTTTCACGGGGGAGCGTCGCTGGAGGAGGTCGTGGTGCCGATCGCGATGATCGATACGGTGGCGATGGATGAAGGTCTTCCGCGCGAGCCTGCGTGGTGGACGGGGGAGGCTGCCCAAGACGAGCGGCGACGAGCGAAACGAAGCGAGCCGCGGCTCGAGCAAACCGAGGTATCGCCTTCGGAGCCGGTCGTTTCGGCGATGGTTCCGCCGAACGTCATGGATGCGCTTCGGGATCAACCGCGACAATTGCGGGCGCTCGAGTGGTTGGCGATGAAGAAGATTTTGTCGAGCCAGCAGCTTGGTAAACTGATTGATAAAGCTCCGCAGTTGACGCAGGGGATGATGCGGGGGATTCAGAGCGCGCTGCAACGTGCGCGGGTGCCGGTGCCCTTCGACGTGGATGACAGGCAGGAGCACGAACACGTGTACCATTGGAAAGGCGAGCGGCGATGAGCGCGAAGGAGACGGTGGATCCGCGGACGGCGGACATCATCATCGAATCGCTGCGCGCGGGGGAGGTTCCTCGCGAGGGGCTGGAGCATTTTGCGACGGGAATCGATGCGCACGTCGCGGCGCTGGAAGAAGAGTTCGCACGCATCACGGACGGGCGGGGGCGATATCGGTTTCTGCGGGGGGAATACGGCGCGGGAAAGACGTTTTTTCTGCGCAACATCGCCGCACGCGCGCGTGCCGAGGGGTTCGTTGCGACGTACGTGCGGGTGAGTTATCCGGAGGTGCCGTTGCATCAGCCCGTGGCGATGTATCGGGCCATCACGAGTGGTCTCGGCGTGCACCACAAGATGGACAATGCACTGCGGGATCTGGTGGATCAATGGCTGTACAAGATATCCGAGCGGGTGGCGGATCCGGATTTGGGGCGAGGTCTTGCCGATGATCATCCGCAATTTGCGGAAGCAATGGCGGAGGAATCGCGGCGCATGTTGGGCATCGTGGCGGACGCTGCGCCGGCGTTCGCGCAGGCGCTCGACGCGTATGCGCGTGCGTCGTTGCGTGGCGATACGGAAATAGCTCGGTCGATGCTGCAATGGCTGAGTGGTGACGACAAGGTGGCGGCATCGGCGCGGAAGCAGGCGCTCATTACGGGAAAACTGGGGCACCAGGACGTGCTGGGCATGCTGCGTGCGCTGTCGACGATGGTGACGCAAGCAGGGTATCGGGGGCTGGTGGTGCTCATCGACGAGGTGGAGCGGCTGGTGAAGCTACCGCGGTCGGACTCGCGGAAAACGGGGCTGGAGCTGATACAGAATTGGATGGGGGCGCTCGATGCGGGGCAATGGCCGCATGCGTTGATGGTGGTTGCGGGTACGACGTCGTTCTTCGATTCGCCACGAGGTGTCCCGATGCTGGAACCCTTGCAGCAGCGTATTGGGCCGCTGAATGCGGGGCCGTTTCCGGACATGGACGCGGTGCAATTGCGGCTGCCGCCGTTCGACGTGGCGCGGCTGCTCGCGGTGGGAAAACGCGTGCGCGAGCTGTACGAGGTGTGTCATGCGGGGACCGCGCATCGAGTGAGCGATGCGTTCCTCGAGCGACTGGCGCGCGAGGTATCGGGTGCATTCGGGGGTAAGGTGGAGGTGACGCCGCGCCGGTATTTGCGTGAAGTGGTGAGCGTGTTGTCACGGGTGCGAAGGTACGAAGCGTTCGTGCCGGAGGAGCATTACGCATTCCAGTTGGATGAGGCGGGCGCGCCGGCATTGTCGGATCAGGAACGGGCGGCGCGTGAAGGTCGTTCGATGGTCGAGGCCGAGCAAGAATCGTTACCCGAGTCATTCGACCTGTGAGCGACGCGCCTTTTCTCAGCTTGCACCCGTCGGTTCGCTACCTCGTTGCGGAGGTGTTACGGTTTTCGTCGTTGCGGGCGGTGCAATCGATGACCATCGACCCTGTCTTGTCCGGGCGGGACATGGTGGTCTTGGCGCCGACGGCAGGAGGAAAAACCGAAGCTGCATTTTTCCCGCTGATCAGCCGAATTCTGACGGAACGGTGGGAAGGGACGAGCGTTCTTTACGTGTCGCCATTGCGCGCGCTGTTGAACAACCAAGAGCCGCGACTCGCGCATGGCCGATGCCGTCGGGCTTTCGGTGGGCAAATGGCATGGTGACGTCGCAGCTCGAGAAAAGCGGGCCATGGTGGCCGAACCGCCGTCGATATTGCTGATTACGCCGGAATCGCTCGAGGTGCTGCTGCTTTCGGGCGGAGAAAAATCGGACAAATTGCTGCATTGCGTACGCGCGGTGGTGGTGGACGAGGTGCATGCGCTCGCAGGCGACGCGCGCGGGGCGCATTTGATATCGGTCGTGGAGCGGCTGCAACGACGAGCGGGGAAGCACATTCAGCGCATTGGATTGTCTGCGACGGTGGGTAATCCCGAGGCCCTTTCGTATTGGCTTTCCGGAAGCGGTGTGGAAGGTCGACCTGTCGTCATCACGCCGCCGCGTGACGCCAAGGCGCCACTATTTCAATTCCGATCGGCGCGAACGAAGGAGCGAGCTGCCGAGGTGATTCGCGCGCTCGGTGCGGGGAAAAAGCGGCTCGTTTTCGTGCAGGGGCGGCGCGATGCCGAAGGTTTGGCAGGGGCGCTCGAACGGCTGGGTGTGCGTGCGTGGGTGCATCATTCATCGGTGGGTCGCGAGCAGCGTGATGCGGCGGAGCAGGCATTCAGAATGGACGGCCGATCCGGTGCTGATTGCGACGAGCAGCATGGAGCTGGGGATTGACGTAGGCGATTTGGATGAAGTGTATCAACTCGATTCGCCGGGGACGGTGTCGTCGCTCGCGCAGCGATTGGGACGCAGTGGGCGTCGAGCGGGAACGCGTCCGGAGATGACGTTCTTGCTGGATGGACCAGAGACGTTGCTCGTTGCCCTGGCCGTCACGGAGAGGTTTTCCCAGGGGTGGATCGAAGACGTTCGTTTGTCGACGCGCCTCTGGTCGGTGCTCGTGCATCAGATCTTCGCAAACCTGCTCGAAGCGGGCGGATTGACGCGAGGGAGCCTCGTGGAGCGACTACGTTTCGTGCCATCGTTTACGGGGTTTTCCGACGAGGAGTTGTTCGGCCTCGTGGATCACCTCGTTGCCGAAGGATGGCTCGATGCCGCCGACGGAGTGCTCGTGCTGGGGCGACGTGCGGAGCAGCGGTTCGGGGCAAAAAACTTTCATAAACTTTATTCTGTCTTCGAGACTGGGGAGACGCTGGTCGTTCGTCATGGCAATACGCTCGTCGGCACGTTGGATCGGTGGTTCGTGCTGATGCTGAGCTCGTCTCGTCCAATGTTTCGCCTGGCGGGGCGAAGTTGGAAGATTGTGGACATGGACCTGTCGCGAGGCGTTTTGCGGGTGGTTCCGGCGCCTTCGGGGGGAAACGCCGCAATGGTCGGGGCGAACGGAGGTTTATGGGCGACGGGTATGCGAGCAGATGCTGAGCTTGTTAAAATCGGATCACGTGCCGGAGGGGCTCGACGAGACGTGCGAGATGTGGCTCGCGCATGCGCGGAAGCTCCTAGCTGACGTTCCGGTGACGCCAAAGGTTCGTCCTGTGGTGCGTGACGAGCGCGAATGGGTATGGCACACGTTTGCGGGGACGAGCATCAATGCGGTACTTGCGCGACTGCTCACGCATGCCAGCGGACTTGGGACATCGGTGAGCAATTTGTCCGTGAAAATTAGGTCGGTCGGTGCTGGGGCAAAAGATGCAGTGGTGCGGGTACACGAGATGCTCGTCGAGGGGGACTTGCCGTCGGTCGAAGAGTGGGGCGAATTCGATGCGACCAAGCGGTCGGCGCTCTTGTCGGCATTTCAAGAATGCCTACCGAGCGAGAAAGAGCAGGCGTTCTTGCGCGATTCGCTCTTGGATGCGCAAGGCGCAATGGAGTGGGCGAGGAAGTAGAGGTTTGAGGTTCGCTTTGCGCGATGCGAGCTGGGTGACCTCAAGCCGATGCGCACAAGAGCTCCGCCAGCACCGACACCGGCTGCTCCCATAACTTCTCGTAGTTCACGCTGAGCATCTCGCGCGAACGGCAACCTCGCAGGTACGCCGCGCGGAGCCTCCCAAGGTACGCCCCGAACCCTTCGAGCCCGTTCTCTTTGATTCGCAGCGGAACCGAATATGCCAGAATCAGCATCGCCTGGCGCAGGCCGAGGTTACCGAGCACGAATGCCTGGAGCTCCATTTCCCCAGCCACGTCCGTACCATAACCCGTGATCACGTGGAACAAGTCATGCGTTTCTCGATAACGCTTGCTCAGGTAATCGACGTCGCTCGATATGGTAAACGTGGTCTCGAACGGCTGGATGCCATTTTGGCGGAAATAGCGCACGAATTCATGACCGAGCGTCCCCTCGGGCAGTCGCTCCAGCGCTGCAATGTCGAGCTCACGGCCCTGCAGCGTCGGGCGCTCATCGAGCAGCCGGCGACCGTCGGCCGTCTGCCGCCACGCGCGCGCCAGCTTTGCATACGTTTCGCTATCCATACACGCATTCACGAGCGGCCCGTAATACGTGTTCCCAGGGTCGTCCTTCAAGATACGGAGCGCACGGATGGCCATGCGAGTGCGCGTAATGACCGATGCATTCGGGGGCAGCGTCGGATTCTCTTGTTCCACAAATCACTCCTTGCATGTCATCTGCAAAGCAGTCAGGGCCGTCAGACCCGATGGTGCTCGCACGTCGCCCAAACATGTCTCGACAAGACGGGCCTGTCCACTCGAATGAGGATCGCCACTGCGAATACGACGTGCACGGTAATCACCGATCGGCTAGCCTTGCGGCCCAAACTTCGAGGAGCTCACAACATGAAGCGACAAGCGCCCGGTCCCGGAATGCTCGAGTTCATGCATGGCGTTCGCAAACACGGATTCCTTGATCTCATAGGCAAGTTGTGGCGCGAGCATGGTGACGTGTTTCAAGTGCGCATCGGTACGCGCACATTGGTCTTCGC is a genomic window of Polyangiaceae bacterium containing:
- the brxD gene encoding BREX system ATP-binding protein BrxD, which encodes MSAKETVDPRTADIIIESLRAGEVPREGLEHFATGIDAHVAALEEEFARITDGRGRYRFLRGEYGAGKTFFLRNIAARARAEGFVATYVRVSYPEVPLHQPVAMYRAITSGLGVHHKMDNALRDLVDQWLYKISERVADPDLGRGLADDHPQFAEAMAEESRRMLGIVADAAPAFAQALDAYARASLRGDTEIARSMLQWLSGDDKVAASARKQALITGKLGHQDVLGMLRALSTMVTQAGYRGLVVLIDEVERLVKLPRSDSRKTGLELIQNWMGALDAGQWPHALMVVAGTTSFFDSPRGVPMLEPLQQRIGPLNAGPFPDMDAVQLRLPPFDVARLLAVGKRVRELYEVCHAGTAHRVSDAFLERLAREVSGAFGGKVEVTPRRYLREVVSVLSRVRRYEAFVPEEHYAFQLDEAGAPALSDQERAAREGRSMVEAEQESLPESFDL
- a CDS encoding DEAD/DEAH box helicase, with product MTIDPVLSGRDMVVLAPTAGGKTEAAFFPLISRILTERWEGTSVLYVSPLRALLNNQEPRLAHGRCRRAFGGQMAW
- a CDS encoding DEAD/DEAH box helicase codes for the protein MADAVGLSVGKWHGDVAAREKRAMVAEPPSILLITPESLEVLLLSGGEKSDKLLHCVRAVVVDEVHALAGDARGAHLISVVERLQRRAGKHIQRIGLSATVGNPEALSYWLSGSGVEGRPVVITPPRDAKAPLFQFRSARTKERAAEVIRALGAGKKRLVFVQGRRDAEGLAGALERLGVRAWVHHSSVGREQRDAAEQAFRMDGRSGADCDEQHGAGD